A region from the Gymnogyps californianus isolate 813 chromosome 14, ASM1813914v2, whole genome shotgun sequence genome encodes:
- the LOC127021836 gene encoding uncharacterized protein LOC127021836 encodes MVWGKFIFLLCECIILSQSTGNLNNQPNLAWELITGFVRIWNRTDQGFCVDLPTSASEGLKFAVIWLNLSRVLNSKLEMLNQKCIQNTLWKEQCLWGTDYAPSLGWEADYIPSPVAYKFPVNTTWRDMWKATCWKQQLCIGTMSATLAAREGWTACPQEVQLPCMSVLNSKWCPREEEIPCNLVRWWDPPPHGEPLQHEYNVPLSPGWCIQIPRRWGSYAHQNRSRYEYAWSLKHALLDPDNIIDAQEIDPLPYKNTPLMTCSRTIGCESLTWDPIETWYVSELRTFIRDMCTCWGFPVPGFKRRDPRCKGPITSRKTALKCGVTLTHETKWNLVWKGGIGVTKSYDPLTCSTMRYPSPQGTFWACSNGKMYSHLHVHEMAGLRCTIGVPTMCPSKVFNFSVPHHNRRRRESDGPKTRPEWAVHGVQVPDYYTWGMTTSLMLENIFTPYVTLKRHQFVLENLTWQVHVLSNWTRYAFGETNLQVQQVSKMALQNRLALDMLLLKEQGVCGMLNLTDGECCLTIHNATTTIEEAREKMREVTEKTGELFQAMQPKDRFNGWDPKTWLTSLAGSLGLTGWGKWLVNIGLMILCGFLFLIMGLAIGRCMISRLLSPITSIRQVRITTVEEDLRESNF; translated from the coding sequence ATGGTGTGGGGAAAGtttatattcttactttgtGAATGTATAATCTTGTCTCAATCAACGGGGAATCTGAATAACCAACCCAACCTGGCATGGGAATTGATTACTGGTTTCGTCCGAATCTGGAATCGGACAGACCAAGGGTTTTGCGTGGACCTCCCTACGTCCGCGTCAGAGGGTCTCAAATTTGCCGTTATTTGGTTAAATCTCTCACGagtgttaaattcaaaattagaaatgttaaaccAAAAGTGTATTCAGAATACTCTCTGGAAGGAACAATGTTTGTGGGGAACTGACTACGCACCTTCTCTGGGGTGGGAAGCTGACTACATACCCTCTCCGGTAGCCTATAAGTTTCCAGTTAACACGACCTGGAGGGATATGTGGAAGGctacatgctggaagcaacagctctgcataGGAACTATGAGTGCTACCCTTGCAGCCCGAGAGGGTTGGACAGCATGTCCCCAGGAAGTGCAACTCCCTTGCATGTCTGTACTGAATTCGAAGTGGTGTCCCCGGGAGGAGGAGATCCCTTGTAATCTGGTACGTTGGTGGGACCCTCCCCCTCACGGTGAACCCCTACAACATGAATATAATGTTCCGCTATCCCCAGGTTGGTGTATTCAAATTCCTCGCAGATGGGGTAGCTATGCCCACCAGAATCGTTCTCGCTATGAATACGCTTGGTCCCTTAAGCATGCTTTACTTGATCCAGACAATATAATTGATGCGCAGGAAATAGATCCCCTACCCTATAAGAACACCCCCTTAATGACCTGTTCACGGACCATTGGTTGTGAATCGTTAACATGGGACCCTATAGAAACATGGTATGTCTCAGAATTGCGAACTTTCATTCGGGATATGTGTACTTGCTGGGGTTTTCCGGTACCAGGATTTAAACGTAGAGACCCCAGGTGTAAAGGGCCCATTACCAGTcgaaaaactgcattaaaatgtggaGTCACACTTACCCACGAAACCAAGTGGAACCTTGTGTGGAAAGGAGGAATCGGAGTAACTAAATCCTATGACCCATTAACGTGCTCCACTATGAGATATCCATCCCCTCAGGGCACCTTTTGGGCATGTTCGAATGGGAAAATGTACTCACACCTGCATGTACACGAAATGGCAGGTTTACGCTGTACCATCGGCGTTCCAACAATGTGCCCTTCTAAAGTGTTCAATTTCTCAGTGCCCCATCATAACAGAAGGCGCCGGGAAAGTGATGGACCCAAGACGCGACCTGAGTGGGCAGTGCATGGAGTTCAGGTGCCTGATTATTACACCTGGGGCATGACAACATCTCTGATGTTGGAGAATATATTTACCCCATATGTGACCCTTAAAAGGCACCAATTCgttttagaaaatctgacctGGCAAGTACACGTCCTAAGCAATTGGACCCGTTATGCTTTCGGGGAAACAAATTTACAGGTTCAACAAGTGtctaaaatggctttgcaaaacagattagctTTAGATATGTTATTGTTAAAGGAGCAAGGTGTATGTGGAATGTTAAATCTCACCGATGGAGAATGCTGTCTCACCATACACAATGCAACTACCACCATAGAAGAAGCGcgagagaagatgagagaggtAACAGAGAAAACCGGAGAACTTTTTCAAGCGATGCAGCCCAAGGATCGGTTTAACGGCTGGGATCCGAAAACTTGGCTCACCTCTCTTGCAGGCTCACTGGGACTTACAGGTTGGGGAAAATGGCTTGTAAACATTGGTCTCATGATactgtgtggatttttatttttgataatgGGCCTTGCAATAGGCAGATGTATGATCTCTCGCTTGCTATCCCCCATTACATCTATTCGTCAAGTACGGATCACAACGGTCGAAGAAGACCTTAGGGAAAGTAACTTTTGA
- the LOC127021837 gene encoding uncharacterized protein LOC127021837 gives MASLGGPIVDCTPLLERLEGYSARPSLSGMTWAHNNWHDPQAVADRISTLAKERKLKQGKGKAVVCAVLGAALVAAQRNKHMAQHVEGETIKSLQDLVGALQEQLGNETRHLSDQLTAERVTNQRLHTALTEALERERILREQLDEIRSPIVVENSDADSDEGKNPKPLYPLKDLDRIKEIFSLGEGAVMRPLIKTETVDGGQGGPQQVTTRIIPYSPTDLGKIQEKYSRGPRETETEYVWRVSLTGGDRILLSEDEARGYWGPGVFLTTNDNREPWSLTQRVAYWAGGLDPMERGDPFSIKTPTAGHILESVQKTACLQLMHDRLLVPQQPSPMQYVADPDRLHPLIRGLPDALKLYAVQLQDRLRAPRPQRRGAPRRRHGERWHKN, from the coding sequence ATGGCCTCCCTGGGAGGACCGATTGTAGATTGTACCCCTCTCCTGGAGAGGTTAGAGGGCTATAGCGCCCgaccttctctctctggtatgACTTGGGCCCACAATAATTGGCACGATCCACAAGCGGTAGCCGACAGAATTTCCACCTTGGCTAAAGAAcgaaaactgaaacaaggaaaggggaaggcagtagTTTGTGCGGttttaggagcagctctggtggcAGCACAACGGAATAAACACATGGCCCAACACGTGGAAGGGGAGacaataaaatcccttcaagatctggtgggggctctgcaggagcaattaGGAAATGAGACAAGACATCTCTCTGATCAGCTTACCGCCGAGCGGGTGACTAACCAACGGCTACACACCGCTTTGACGGAAGCTTTGGAGCGGGAGCGAATATTGCGGGAACAATTAGATGAAATCCGCTCCCCAATTGTTGTAGAAAATTCGGATGCCGATTCTGacgaggggaaaaatccaaaaccGTTATACCCTCTTAAAGATCTAGACcgtataaaagaaatattttccctcggggagggagctgtaatgcgacctttaattaaaactgagacTGTGGATGGTGGTCAAGGAGGACCCCAACAAGTTACCACTCGTATCATTCCCTATTCTCCCACTGATTTGggtaaaattcaggagaaatattcccGGGGCCCccgagaaactgaaactgagtatgtGTGGAGAGTGTCTCTTACCGGGGGTGACCGTATCTTGCTGAGTGAGGACGAGGCGAGAGGATATTGGGGTCCGGGAGTTTTTCTAACCACAAATGACAATAGAGAACCCTGGTCCCTGACCCAAAGAGTGGCATACTGGGCGGGTGGATTGGATCCCATGGAAAGGGGAGACCCCTTCTCGATTAAAACGCCTACGGCGGGGCACATTTTAGAAAGTGTACAGAAAACTGCGTGCCTCCAGTTGATGCATGACCGGTTATTGGTTCCGCAACAGCCCTCTCCCATGCAATATGTGGCAGACCCCGACAGGTTGCATCCCCTTATAAGAGGATtacctgatgctttgaaattatatgcgGTGCAACTACAAGATCGGTTGAGGGCGCCTCGACCCCAGAGAAGGGGAGCCCCCCGGAGACGacatggggagaggtggcacaAGAATTGA